Proteins from a genomic interval of Pseudodesulfovibrio nedwellii:
- a CDS encoding DMT family transporter, which produces MNFLTPGMRYMLLGTFLFSLGSLSVKLAGMRVPTTEILFVRGIIGVGLCWYILRRAGVGVFGQRKLALFFRGLLGFTSMLAEFYTIVHLPLADALVLLFSHPIVVALLGWVVLRERLSKGSMVAVLISLVGVTVVCRPGVLFGTGNSMDPFLLGVALLAVLLTSVAILTVRSLAKTEHPAVVMFYPPLFIALLAPIFYGEWVVPTMSEWFMILGVAVFMNMGQYYMTRGYAIESAARISGVSSLEIVFAAMWGMMFLGEIPDVWTVLGGSLIVFGTLVLGKCGRKEMLTPPQGPSA; this is translated from the coding sequence ATGAACTTCCTGACTCCTGGCATGCGATACATGCTCCTCGGAACTTTTCTTTTTTCCCTCGGATCGCTCAGCGTCAAGCTGGCGGGCATGCGTGTGCCAACGACGGAAATATTGTTTGTTCGCGGGATTATTGGCGTGGGGTTGTGCTGGTATATTTTACGTCGAGCTGGTGTTGGCGTGTTTGGTCAGCGTAAGTTAGCTCTTTTCTTTCGCGGTCTGCTCGGTTTTACATCAATGCTGGCGGAATTTTATACCATTGTTCATCTGCCGTTGGCGGATGCATTGGTCCTGTTGTTTTCACATCCGATAGTGGTGGCGCTTCTGGGGTGGGTCGTTCTGCGAGAACGTTTGTCAAAGGGCAGCATGGTCGCAGTTTTGATATCTCTTGTCGGCGTGACTGTGGTCTGTCGTCCCGGTGTCCTGTTTGGGACGGGAAATTCCATGGACCCGTTCTTGTTGGGTGTGGCCCTGTTGGCTGTGCTTTTAACTTCCGTAGCCATCTTGACCGTGCGTAGTCTGGCAAAGACCGAACATCCGGCAGTCGTGATGTTTTATCCTCCGCTGTTTATCGCATTGCTTGCGCCGATATTTTATGGTGAATGGGTCGTGCCGACAATGAGCGAGTGGTTCATGATACTTGGGGTGGCTGTGTTTATGAATATGGGACAGTATTACATGACCCGTGGATATGCTATTGAGTCGGCCGCTCGTATCAGCGGGGTTTCCAGTCTGGAGATCGTGTTTGCCGCCATGTGGGGTATGATGTTTCTTGGGGAGATACCGGATGTCTGGACCGTACTTGGTGGGTCGCTTATTGTCTTCGGCACACTTGTTTTGGGTAAGTGCGGAAGAAAGGAAATGCTTACTCCGCCGCAGGGGCCGTCAGCTTGA
- a CDS encoding PilZ domain-containing protein, translating to MSKNKRRSTRVAAGFEAYVSIGDVVIPVGTKNISLKGALLTGCEDCAPGTHCELHLPLSPGIRIVVDGEIVRHGKAESAMAFKEMDELSFTFLHRLVTLNANEPDDVDEELLQIFEKF from the coding sequence ATGTCCAAGAACAAACGCCGCAGTACACGCGTCGCCGCAGGATTCGAAGCCTACGTCAGCATCGGGGATGTTGTCATTCCCGTGGGTACCAAGAACATCAGTCTCAAGGGCGCACTTCTGACCGGATGTGAAGATTGTGCACCCGGAACGCATTGCGAGTTACACCTGCCGCTGTCGCCCGGAATCCGTATCGTGGTAGATGGAGAAATAGTCCGTCATGGCAAGGCTGAATCGGCCATGGCGTTCAAGGAAATGGATGAACTGAGCTTCACCTTCCTACATCGCTTAGTCACACTCAATGCAAATGAACCAGACGATGTCGACGAAGAACTTCTCCAAATTTTCGAAAAATTCTGA
- the glpX gene encoding class II fructose-bisphosphatase, whose protein sequence is MEAPQKNLALDLVRVTEAAALACARWLGKGDKISADQAAVDAMRLSFNTLEIQGRVMIGEGEKDDAPMLYAGEKLGLGQGPKVDIAVDPLEGTNLLANGRPNAIAVVGVAPAGSMFDPGPSYYMQKLVVPSQAKDVVDIEAPTGHNLKLIARALDKDVDDLVVFVLDKPRHKKLISEIREAGARIQLHSDGDITASLMAIDPRCEVDVMMGTGGTPEGVLSAIAIRIMGGEMFAKLDPQKQTEKNALAEFGMDVRRVLTVSDLVKSEDLFFAATGISGGTFLKGVTYHGHGAETSSLVMRGKTGTIRYVEAIHNWETLMQISSVKYD, encoded by the coding sequence ATGGAAGCCCCACAAAAAAACCTCGCATTGGACCTGGTCCGCGTCACTGAGGCAGCAGCATTAGCCTGCGCCCGTTGGCTTGGTAAAGGTGACAAGATTTCCGCAGACCAAGCGGCTGTCGATGCCATGCGCCTGAGCTTCAATACATTGGAAATACAAGGCCGTGTAATGATCGGTGAGGGCGAGAAGGACGATGCTCCCATGCTCTACGCCGGTGAAAAACTCGGACTGGGACAAGGCCCCAAGGTCGACATCGCTGTTGATCCGCTGGAAGGCACCAACCTGCTCGCCAATGGCCGTCCCAATGCCATTGCAGTTGTCGGCGTGGCCCCTGCCGGATCCATGTTCGATCCAGGCCCGAGCTACTACATGCAAAAACTCGTCGTGCCTTCTCAGGCCAAAGACGTAGTAGACATCGAAGCTCCCACTGGCCACAACCTGAAACTCATTGCTCGCGCATTGGACAAGGATGTGGACGATCTGGTCGTCTTTGTTCTGGACAAACCACGCCACAAAAAACTGATCTCCGAGATCCGTGAAGCTGGCGCACGCATCCAGTTGCACAGTGACGGCGACATCACCGCTTCTCTCATGGCCATTGATCCGCGCTGCGAAGTCGATGTCATGATGGGCACCGGCGGCACCCCAGAAGGAGTGCTTTCCGCCATCGCCATCCGTATCATGGGCGGTGAGATGTTCGCCAAACTCGACCCGCAGAAGCAGACGGAAAAGAACGCGCTGGCCGAATTCGGCATGGACGTTCGTCGTGTGCTGACCGTGTCTGATCTGGTCAAATCCGAAGACCTGTTCTTCGCTGCCACTGGCATCTCCGGCGGCACCTTCCTGAAAGGTGTCACCTACCACGGTCATGGCGCAGAGACCTCTTCCCTGGTCATGCGCGGCAAAACAGGCACTATCCGCTACGTGGAAGCCATCCACAACTGGGAAACCCTCATGCAGATCAGCTCAGTCAAATACGACTAG